In the genome of Epinephelus moara isolate mb chromosome 14, YSFRI_EMoa_1.0, whole genome shotgun sequence, the window CctgatgttgtgtgtttgtctgtatttgtgtgtttgtctcttagCTGCCACAGATTCTCCGATATCCAAGCCTACTCCTCTCTATGGCCAACCGTCCTGGTGGGGGGAGGATGAGGACTCAGCCAACAAAAATAAGAACAGAGGTGGAAGATCGCCAGAACAGGAGTCTCCAGGTCTTGTATTTTTTACTAACAAGTGTACAAACCACAGACTTCATTGGAGTGTTTATACTGAAGTGCTTATATCTTTCAAGCAGAAGGTTATTACAGAATTTATTGCACTTTAATTGCATTGGATCCTCCCACATCTGTAAAGTCGATCCTAATTTGTTGTGACATGTTTTTCTGTGGCACTGCTATCTGATGCCCTTTGTGGGTCACTGAGAGATAGATGGTGAGAAGCCCAAGGCAGGTCTCTGGCCGCCAGTTGTGAAGTGTTAGCCAGGCCACACCGTGCCAGGCCAGCGGGCAATGCCTGTCTGCCTCGTGATGGATTATGACCCTCTAAGCTTTTGGAGAAGGGGAGGAAGGGTGATTGTTTGCCTCATGGTGCCCAGGCTGAAACAGATTATTCCCGCTCAGCTACCCTCCGCTGGACTCTGAGCTCCTAAAGTGATATTTGGCCACATCCAACTGGCACCCAAAGACCAACTGGCAGATTTGTTTTCTCAGCCTAACTGCTGGAATCTTTGTGTTATTTGTGGCTGCTACTTTCAGAGATTGTGCCGCAGTGATATCCCAATCATCTAAACCAGTTTCTATAGCTTTATGTTAGGGATGAAATTCAAGGCCGATGTTGATACAGAATACTGATGTTTAAAGTAACAATTTGGCCGACACCAATAcagatgttttttcttgttgtttatctttttgttgttcttgATTCCCCTTTTGTGCCCGGAAAACAAAGGAATCTTCTCTTTTTAATGTAGCCTTCCTacacataaaacatttaaaaaaaaaactgctttaaaTTCCGTGTTATTATACGTAATATATCAGAATTCCCTctctaaaatgtattttatattgctgtaaaacatcaacacatttctccttcaagcaactgtatttattcaagtttctcagcCAAAATCAAATTTCACAAGACTACATTTACAGACATTACGATAACGTTATAATTAACCTTAGCTGAAtaatcatttttactgaatacagcttgaacgcatcataatgtcACTTAATTTAATCTCTGTTAGCTGTTACTTCTGACCACTggctgctaacggctaacattgACTAGCTTTCCTCCTGCCATATtgaacacagatttgttgttcacaatgtagcattcgTGCGTCGATGCTGAGTTTTCTGCGTCCTTTTGTCCCGAAAGAATCCTGGAGAATATCTTTTGTttgtccaaaacatgttttctattgtccccGGGAAGACGGGACATCATTATGTTTAtggttatgtttattttatttaagaagggacagtgcacataaattaacatgatcacttaagtcacgtaaatgtgccagatttagccatacaggctaattttcatctgcagtccctggcaCCCAATTAGTCTTGAGCCCTGCTGTTTAGCCTGCCTgaaactgatgtgacacaacataaaaacatttgctAGTACCATCAGCGAATGTCGTTTTGTTTGCATCATCTCATTTGCTGATAGGCCGATGGCATTCAACAAGGTGGATATCGACTGATACAGATGTTCGGCAGATAAATCTGTGATTCCCTTGTGTACCTTTTTGAAGTTTGAGTTTCTTAAACTATTTTCAAGCTATTATTAACCAATTGTTTCTGTTATTAATGCCAAAATAATATTCTTTCTGTAGTTATTTAATTACTCAGTGGAATACACTATGTAGAACCATGACTAATGCTTTCCTCTCACCACTCTTCATTGCCAACAGAGCCTTCCAAAGACCTGTCCAGATATGAGGTCAACGGTTCTCTGTCAGACAGTCAGGCAAAGTCCATCCTTTCCTACCGCCGGGAGCCCAGCTACTTTGAGATCCCAACAAAAGAATTACAACAGCGACCCGCCAAGAAACTTGAGTCACAGGTTCATGAGGTTCCCACAAAGGACACTCCAGATCCCACTGAGGGTGTCTCTTCCGGGCCCACACCTCCTGTGGTCCAAAGCCACGCCTCCTTCACCATCGAATTTGATGAATGCACGCCAGGTAAAATGAAGATCAAGGACCATGTGACCAAGTTTTCTTTCCGCCAGATGAACAAGCAGTCTTCCACAGAGCTTGTTACCACACCTACAGAGGTGATGTCAGCGGAGAGCAAAGTTGCTGATTGGCTGGTCCAGAGCAATGCTACcatgatgaggaggaggtcaCAGGCCGAAGACTTGTATAGCACAAACAGCGACCCATCACTCCTGAAGATCACCAAGGGTGAGTCACTTATACAAAATCTGTTTAATTTTACCAGTGCTGATTGCAATTATGTGCTAACTTGTCTTTCCATCATCAGCAAACCAGCGTGAAGATGGCACTCACAGTGACTCAGGGGATCCTGCAATCAATGGAAGTGATTTCCTCCAATCAGAATCTCAGATTGGGTCCCAGGAGTCTCCACAACCCCTGAGAGCCTCCCCACCACAACGCTTCACCTCCCCTGACTCCGAGGAGCCCTTATCCTGCTCTCCACCGGAGCCTCAGTCCCTATCCAGTCTCGGCAAAGCTGAGCCTCACCAAGCCTTTGTCATTGAATTCTTCGATAATAACTCAAGAAAGAAGCGCTCCCAGTCCTTCACCAATAACACATCCCCACCTGAGCCCTCAGGCCTCAGGGTCCAGCTGGATAAGGTGAGGAAGAGCTCAAGCCCAACTGGGGAGAGACGAGCCCAATCTCCAGCCTCCACCACTCCCCCAACCCAGCGATACACTGTCCCCCTGAAGGGCTCTACTCCCTCAGGCTTCCAAAGAGCTGGCTCTCTACGCAGGGAGAAGACAGAGGACCGTATCAGCACCGGCTTTTCCTCTCGCTCTTCATCATCTGTGTCTGTAAGGCCCTTCAGCAGTGTGGGCAGGAGGTCCAAACTCGCCCAGGAATTCACTGCTGAATTTCTCAAACAAGCAAAGGAGTCCTCTTATGCCAGCTGGGAGAAAAATACATCTAGTGCCCCTGCAGCAGCTAAAACAGAGACAGTGGCAGTATCCCAGGCGAGTCCCCCTCCATCTCAAGCTCCCTACCAGCCACAGACTTCCTCTCCTATCCACCAGCCTGTTCCCCTCAAGGCCCCTGTGATGCCCGTGGCGTCTCAGAGTGAGGAGGTCAAGAGCCCCCATGTCGGCCCCAGGAACGAAGAGGAGGACAGTCTGAGTGACGCAGGAACTTACACTATCGAAGCGGATATTCAAGATAGAGAGCTAGAGGAGGCACGGAGCAAGATAGACCAGGCAAGTTTCTTTCTCCATTTCATTTATATGAATTCAgaccaataataacaacatgTTGCTTTAAGCTACATTACGCAAGAATTGGTATCTTTTCGGTTTGCCGCCCTTACAGTTTCAGAGTGGTACACCACTGTGACAAATTAAGCCTGCAGGGTTGCAATTTATACAAATTTGAGTCTGCATAGTTGTATTTATTGTGACATCAGAGATGAACAGTAACATAACAAAAAGAATGGCTGAAAGATTTAGTTCTGCCGAAACACTGCTAGCATTTTCAGCCCATATACATAGTTTGCTAAATCTTTGACTGTGACTTTCTGCATCTTGGAACATTACAAAACTCCTTGAGGCAGGGATGACACCGATAAGGTTACAGCCTACGTCGCCAGCTTTCATAAATAACATTGGCAGGGATAAACACTTTCCTttcagtttgtctttgttttctcatTATCCGTGAGACAAATCACTACAGCTTTCATCTGGACTGTATAAACAGTTTGCAAACCTGCATTATGTTGTTAGGCTTCTTGCTCAGTCACACTCCAACTGCTCACCAACATTACATGGTGTAATGACAACTTTGGGGTGAGGAGTGGGAATGAAAGAGGCGCCATTCTTCTTATTAGACGTCAGTGTGTCGtctaaatgataataattaggTGTTAATGTTGCTTTAATCTAAATAAGTCAGCTTTGCAGTTCACCAATGTCCTCTGTCTCTTGGGAGCAAGTCCCTCCCAGAATGACAGGAAGGACATTGGCAGGTCCACTTTATTCATCCTTGCACTCATCAACTTGCACTGCTTTGTTCCTGAcaggtgtttggtgtttttgagaGCCCTGAGCGAACCGACCTGAGTGAAGCAGAAACCTCACCAGCATTTAGGCCTGTTATTGTtgagagcagagagcagcataGGCAGAGTAGCAGTGGGGAGGTGAGGCCAGCTCCAGAACAGGGACGTGTGTGGGTGTGATCAATGATTTTATTGCCAATTTCAAACATAATTAATTAACTTGTTGGGTTAGTAAGTGTTTAAATGTATAAATCAGCATGCATTGCTGTCTTGATTTGCTTTCCTGGGGTTTCTCCTGTTTTTTGGTGCATCTCACTATTGATTTGTAGATATGCGTCATCTTTCCTCACAGGTTCTGGGTTCTTAGTTGCTTTGGTTTTTCTTTCTAACTAAATATAAGGAAACAGTTGTAGTACACACTCATGAAATAGACGGTGAATTGTTTCTTGTTTGTCATATTAACTTTGTTTTCTACTAAGGAAATCTTATAATTAAAAACTGCTTTCTTCAAAATATTCCATGTACTATCTTTTTAAAGCTATTGAGTAAGTTGTATGTTATCTCATGCAGGTTCAGTCAGCAGGTGCAGTGTTACAGGGGGCTCCTAAGTGGATGTCTTGCTGGGCCAGCTTGGCAGACAGCTACACAGAATCTGGCCCTGCGTCTGGCCTCTTTGACATCTCTCCCCAGATGGAGCTGTCAGGAGGGGGTAAGCCACCTGACGAGACATGAGTCTATTTGAAATGATAATGAGACGCCCTGATGAATATGAATGATGTTCAGTTTCAGTATGTGCGGTTAATATGCATTAAAATTGTTTTGCTTCAGCACGAGGCACAATCATCCACAAGGCCACGCACAGCCGACATCACGACAGCACCGACTCTGACGGTTCAAGAGCTCGGCGCATCCTGCCCCAGGTACCGCTGGGGGAGAAGAGTGACATTCCAACTCCCAGCATTCATGTTCATTATGACCCGCATTCGACATTTGATGTAGGAGAGAGTAGCTCAGTGGCCACCCGGTCTCAGGATAGCCTTCACAGGTTGTCAGTGCAGGACGACGTGGAGCCTGACAGCCTGAGTGACGCCAGCAAGTCAGATGATGGTTCCATTATAGAGCAAAGGAGGAGACCACTGtcagacacagaggagaagaaaaaagagggaaGACTGAGACCCACAGACTCAGCCAAGCCTACAACATTCTACATTGGGTCAGAGTCCAAACCTGAACGTGGGGGCTCAAACCCCAGCACTCCCaagactgaaataaaacatgtaacCAAAATGTTCTCAACAGCCACCCTTACCAAACAGAGAGGGAACCAGGACTCTGGGAAAGTCAGACCCAGTGTGTCGGCTCCTATCTTGAGCCAGACGACACGCAGTCCAGAACCCAAAGAGGGCGGTGCATCTACTTTAATCAGACAAGAGAGTTTCACCAAGGAGCGGCCAAGCAACGCCAGATTGCCCAACATCTCTAGCTTGCCTGTTCAGAGAGGCCCAGACATTGAATCATTCCAGGGAGTCTGCAATCAGGACACTCGTTCTTTCCTCAAAGAGACGGAGGATGTTCTGGCTGTTCTGGAGGCCAAACTCCAGGCAGGACAGTCGGAAAAAACACCATCTCCAATAATGGACTCTCTTTCTGCTGAGTCTGATGTGGACACCTCCAGCACAGTCAGCCAACAAAGCAATAAAACCAGGCCAAACACAGTGAGTAAAAAACCCTCTGTGAGTGGCTTCAATAGGGAGAGGTCTTCAGCCAGTATAGCTAGTCAGGACTCAAGTCGCCAGACATCAGATAAGCGGCGCACTCAAGGAGCAGACAGCAACAATAAGACTGAGATTCTCAGGAGGCCCGTTGGACTGAGACGTGGTGTTGGTAAACGTGACTCCACAGATCTAAGTGACGACCCTCAGAGCTTACCTTACTCTGATCAGGAGTCTAACAACCAAACCTGCAAAAAATACACAGTGCCGCTTCAAAAGGAGGACGGCAAGGCCTCCAGAGCGTCCCAGGCCTTGAATCGTGCCAACAGTTTATCAGCACCAAGACCCACCCGAGCGTCCATGCTCCGCCGGGCTCGCCTGGGAGAAGCTTCAGACAACGAGGGCACTGAGACAGACAGGCTGTCCCAGGAGGCAGCCAATGCCCCAGCTAAGCAACCCCAGGAAACCAAGAAACTCTCCAGGTTGGATATGCTCGCGATGCCTCGTAAGCGGACAAGCTCGTTCAACACGCCCAGCGACACGGAGGCCTCTTCCACACCACAGTGGACAGGCAGGAGCACAGGATTCTCCAACCGCAGCACAGAGTCCGGCAGCAGCTCAGTTCGAAGGGCCTCTGCTCCCATGTCGAAGCCTGGGGAAAGGCAGCAGAAGGCCCCGCTCAGCAAGGCACCAATCACTCGCGGACGGTCGAGCAGTGCCAAATATGCCAGCAGCACTGCAAGTGAGTataatacacacactcacacatacctGTTCTATTGATTTTAGAACATCCTGACTTGTATAACCACTTACTGCTGTCGAACCTAGTATTGTTGGAAAAAATCCCTTGTGCCTGGATTGGAAGCATCACAAGGTCTGTTAATATACCACAGTGGTGAATTGGTTTGATAGATTAATAGCCCTCAGTTTACATACTGTATGCTTTAGGAAATAACACCTGGGTTCTGTACTTTAACATCTGTTTTTGGTAGAAGTGTTATTTGGGAGGGGAACTGACTCTGGACTTTCACTTGCATCAATAAAACTAACATTACATACTTTTGTGTTGGCACAACAACCAGCGCAAGCAGCTCTCAGTTTCCTGACCTTGAAATTTGCTCTTTGTGGTGTTTTGGTGCCGGCACACaggtgggaggagaggagctgaCAAGAGCATTAGTCGTTCTGTTTGTGCAAATAAAAAAGGGCCCAAATACCACAATGATTTTCCTTCATCTGCACAGTGGTTTTGTGCAGTTTATAACTCTAGCCATGTGCAATTTTTTTATGCTACATAACACAGTCTTAGCTATATGGTATTTATCTGGTACTCAGCTGCTGTGGAAATCAAGTACTCATCCATCATGATGAAATTCAGCTTCAGAAATGAGCACTTGAACAGCAacttttctgtctgttgttCCGGGGAGGATTTTGGTGATAACATCTAATATGCGTGgtggtgtttttctttcctgtaTTCTTTGATGGTatctcttgttctttttttgtccgacttctctgtcctcctcctcctctgtaacTCAAACCAATTCACAACGCCAAGGCTCCAGGAGACGACAGAAAGGCTCTGACTATACGTCTACCTCAGATGAAGAGTATGACTCAAACCAGAGCACTCCTAAACACAAACGCTCCCAACCTTCCTCAGCCTCTCATAGCCCGCGCCATCAGCCTCGGCCCCAGCCGGTGGTCGCCCTGCGTCCGAAACCCTGCAGCAGAGATTCGGAGGAGGAGAACCAAGAAGGAGACGCCTTCCAAAATTGGTCCAATCACAGTTCTGAAATTGCACGGTAAGGGATTTTTTTCCCAGGTGTACATGCTGATATGACTTACAAAGGTTAAAATGGTGTGTTACTAGCATTACTAGCGCATAAGATGGTTTCACACtagcatttatttattgcacTTTCCATTAAAGGCCCTTAGGAGATCAGGGATTTAACATTTAgtgaaaataatgtaaatataaacataattcTTATTCCTGTCAGCCATCTTCCTAACACATGTTCCCTCCCTGCTAGGTTGAGTCAAGACCTGGCAAAAGACCTCGCTATCTTGGCCAGAGAGATCCATGACGTGGCAGGTGATGGTGATCCACAAAACCCTGGAGCGGAGAGCAGTGCACCTGTCTCCACTGTGACCGCTCATGAACAGGTACACCTAACGTCATTCTTAGGGCTGTTGCTGCGTAGTGTAACACACTTTTGTTGAAGGAGGAAGTATCTCTCAGAGCTTTTGTTGCAGATTATTTGCCCAGTTTAACTCATATGTCCCACTGCCCGTCTTATACCAAAACCGTAACACTAATTTCTATGGTCTGATTGTGTTGCAGCTGGTTCATCGTATTCCAGAGGCTGGATTAAACTACCAGAGAGTCCCACCGAGTTCTGCGTCTCCAAGGGAACCTGACCAGAGCACAAGTGATCATGAACAGAGCTCCAGGCAGCGAGCTCGGAGCAGAGACGAGGTCTGACACAATATGCCCCTTCCCCTcatttttaagacctttgatAATCCTCCACTGCTAGCATcataaagtgttttgttttttctctccagGTTATCGTGGACAATCTGATGCTGAACCCAGTGTCTCAGATCACCATGGCCATCAGAGAAAACACTGAGCAACTTGCTGACAAAATTAAGTAAGACGTTACTTACACATCCTTTATTCCCATGTTTAATCCAGGTTTGATTAAAAACTGTATTGATCCCGTCTGACAGCCAGACTGCACCGAGCCAGTAATCTTATTAAACTACTGAGTGGGTCAGCATACAGACTTATAGTCTAACTGACAGTATGGGAGGACTGAGATGTAATCTACTGGATAGATTAGATACAGTTTAAAAACATTGGTGTTGTGAGAGTTAGCcacagtttgttgttttttccgaCCTTTATTGACGGTTAAGCGTATTTTAAGCGTCTGGATTTAGTTGCCACAATCGAAAAGCTTCAGGAACATCTCTTGTCCTCAGTTTTACAGACTAAATCAACAGTGTTTTGGATGCAAACATGCCCATTGTCTCTTTTAAAGAACACTGTAAAAAGTCCACTTTTTAACAGCTGATTTTGGCATTTTGCACACAGGGTACTGTTCCAGGATAGGATGGATATCTGGGAAGAAATTGAGGCCAAGGTTAATTCTGACAATGATGTTCCTGTTGTCAAAACATCCAACAAGGTTAGTGACTTATGTTCGTTAACTTTCAAGTTAAATGTATGACAGTTTTTGATGTTCCTTTGAGCTAAGTTGAACATCTGTATTTCAGGAAATTACGTCTATCTTGAAAGAACTCCGGAGAGTTCAACGACAACTTGAGGGTGAGTTAACAATACCCTTCACAAACAATATAATACAAATGATATGATTATCTTAACAATGAAGCCAAACAATCAgctaaaaactttattttcttttcccTCCAGTCATTAACACAGTCATGGACCCCAGTGGGCAGCCTGAAGCATCCAAGGCCTCAGCCTCTACCGTCTCCTCCTCATCCGGAGCTCGATCCTCCAGAGCTCCTGCCTCTCGAGACTGGAGAACAGTCCACTCTGCCTCCAAACGTGGCGGCGGCCCGAGGCCCAGCGAGAGCGTCAGGAGAGCAGCTGTGACACCTGACGATGTCAGAGCTGGATATTTGGTCTGAAACAAACACGCAGGTTCCACCGATGCTGAACTTCTGCTGTTGCACCACAAACCCAGGTGTGGGACTGACGTGCTCACACTGAAACCAAGAGCGGGGGAAATGAGACTGTATCCACGGAACTGTAGCCTCCCATACATCCAAACATACACACTACTGCACTATGAGCACTACACACCTACACTGTGGTGTAATTCACAGTGAAGCCTGCACTTAACGCCCTTAGAGTAAGCTCAGTGGGAGGCCGACATGCAGTATGAGGTGAAGATTTAAGGAAGTACCAAAATACTTAAATGAACCTCACATCTGGCAGGCCTTAGGACAATACTTGATTCTCTGTGTTAGACGTCGACCTCTATTTGCCAATGATATGACCTGCATTGCTGATTTTAAAAGctcatttgtttatttgaaaaccAACCTGAGCATAATCATCTCAGGGAAATCTGCTAATATATAAGATTTCTGTTTAGTgacaaatcacatttttgagGAAATATTAGTACATTGATTTAGTTTTTGCGTAGAAAGAACTGCAGTAACACCAGCAGATCTAAAGTGGACTGCATACTTGCATCCTCAGTAAACCCATTTCTCCCTTGTTTGCCACTTTTCCCTCGGTGGACCAGATTTATTGAAGAATGTAAAAAGTATTTATTAGGGCTCTTTTGTGAGACACTGTAACCGAGACAACGTGACTTTGGGAGGGTTAGTAGACGCTAGTGCCAGACCAATTAATGT includes:
- the cep170ba gene encoding centrosomal protein of 170 kDa protein B isoform X1, yielding MSVTSWFLVSSSGTRHRLPREMIFVGRDDCELMLQSRSVDKQHAVINYDENRDEHMVKDLGSLNGTFVNDLRIPDQTYITLKLSDVIRFGYDAHVYILEKSQHKVPEEALKHEKYTSQLQLSIKALQAKAKEKQQLQSSEKSKSSALKLQDRAERKAQSLTAATDSPISKPTPLYGQPSWWGEDEDSANKNKNRGGRSPEQESPEPSKDLSRYEVNGSLSDSQAKSILSYRREPSYFEIPTKELQQRPAKKLESQVHEVPTKDTPDPTEGVSSGPTPPVVQSHASFTIEFDECTPGKMKIKDHVTKFSFRQMNKQSSTELVTTPTEVMSAESKVADWLVQSNATMMRRRSQAEDLYSTNSDPSLLKITKANQREDGTHSDSGDPAINGSDFLQSESQIGSQESPQPLRASPPQRFTSPDSEEPLSCSPPEPQSLSSLGKAEPHQAFVIEFFDNNSRKKRSQSFTNNTSPPEPSGLRVQLDKVRKSSSPTGERRAQSPASTTPPTQRYTVPLKGSTPSGFQRAGSLRREKTEDRISTGFSSRSSSSVSVRPFSSVGRRSKLAQEFTAEFLKQAKESSYASWEKNTSSAPAAAKTETVAVSQASPPPSQAPYQPQTSSPIHQPVPLKAPVMPVASQSEEVKSPHVGPRNEEEDSLSDAGTYTIEADIQDRELEEARSKIDQVFGVFESPERTDLSEAETSPAFRPVIVESREQHRQSSSGEVQSAGAVLQGAPKWMSCWASLADSYTESGPASGLFDISPQMELSGGARGTIIHKATHSRHHDSTDSDGSRARRILPQVPLGEKSDIPTPSIHVHYDPHSTFDVGESSSVATRSQDSLHRLSVQDDVEPDSLSDASKSDDGSIIEQRRRPLSDTEEKKKEGRLRPTDSAKPTTFYIGSESKPERGGSNPSTPKTEIKHVTKMFSTATLTKQRGNQDSGKVRPSVSAPILSQTTRSPEPKEGGASTLIRQESFTKERPSNARLPNISSLPVQRGPDIESFQGVCNQDTRSFLKETEDVLAVLEAKLQAGQSEKTPSPIMDSLSAESDVDTSSTVSQQSNKTRPNTVSKKPSVSGFNRERSSASIASQDSSRQTSDKRRTQGADSNNKTEILRRPVGLRRGVGKRDSTDLSDDPQSLPYSDQESNNQTCKKYTVPLQKEDGKASRASQALNRANSLSAPRPTRASMLRRARLGEASDNEGTETDRLSQEAANAPAKQPQETKKLSRLDMLAMPRKRTSSFNTPSDTEASSTPQWTGRSTGFSNRSTESGSSSVRRASAPMSKPGERQQKAPLSKAPITRGRSSSAKYASSTASSRRRQKGSDYTSTSDEEYDSNQSTPKHKRSQPSSASHSPRHQPRPQPVVALRPKPCSRDSEEENQEGDAFQNWSNHSSEIARLSQDLAKDLAILAREIHDVAGDGDPQNPGAESSAPVSTVTAHEQLVHRIPEAGLNYQRVPPSSASPREPDQSTSDHEQSSRQRARSRDEVIVDNLMLNPVSQITMAIRENTEQLADKIKVLFQDRMDIWEEIEAKVNSDNDVPVVKTSNKEITSILKELRRVQRQLEVINTVMDPSGQPEASKASASTVSSSSGARSSRAPASRDWRTVHSASKRGGGPRPSESVRRAAVTPDDVRAGYLV
- the cep170ba gene encoding centrosomal protein of 170 kDa protein B isoform X2, encoding MSVTSWFLVSSSGTRHRLPREMIFVGRDDCELMLQSRSVDKQHAVINYDENRDEHMVKDLGSLNGTFVNDLRIPDQTYITLKLSDVIRFGYDAHVYILEKSQHKVPEEALKHEKYTSQLQLSIKALQAKAKEKQQLQSSEKSKSSALKLQDRAERKAQSLTAATDSPISKPTPLYGQPSWWGEDEDSANKNKNRGGRSPEQESPEPSKDLSRYEVNGSLSDSQAKSILSYRREPSYFEIPTKELQQRPAKKLESQVHEVPTKDTPDPTEGVSSGPTPPVVQSHASFTIEFDECTPGKMKIKDHVTKFSFRQMNKQSSTELVTTPTEVMSAESKVADWLVQSNATMMRRRSQAEDLYSTNSDPSLLKITKANQREDGTHSDSGDPAINGSDFLQSESQIGSQESPQPLRASPPQRFTSPDSEEPLSCSPPEPQSLSSLGKAEPHQAFVIEFFDNNSRKKRSQSFTNNTSPPEPSGLRVQLDKVRKSSSPTGERRAQSPASTTPPTQRYTVPLKGSTPSGFQRAGSLRREKTEDRISTGFSSRSSSSVSVRPFSSVGRRSKLAQEFTAEFLKQAKESSYASWEKNTSSAPAAAKTETVAVSQASPPPSQAPYQPQTSSPIHQPVPLKAPVMPVASQSEEVKSPHVGPRNEEEDSLSDAGTYTIEADIQDRELEEARSKIDQVFGVFESPERTDLSEAETSPAFRPVIVESREQHRQSSSGEVQSAGAVLQGAPKWMSCWASLADSYTESGPASGLFDISPQMELSGGARGTIIHKATHSRHHDSTDSDGSRARRILPQVPLGEKSDIPTPSIHVHYDPHSTFDVGESSSVATRSQDSLHRLSVQDDVEPDSLSDASKSDDGSIIEQRRRPLSDTEEKKKEGRLRPTDSAKPTTFYIGSESKPERGGSNPSTPKTEIKHVTKMFSTATLTKQRGNQDSGKVRPSVSAPILSQTTRSPEPKEGGASTLIRQESFTKERPSNARLPNISSLPVQRGPDIESFQGVCNQDTRSFLKETEDVLAVLEAKLQAGQSEKTPSPIMDSLSAESDVDTSSTVSQQSNKTRPNTVSKKPSVSGFNRERSSASIASQDSSRQTSDKRRTQGADSNNKTEILRRPVGLRRGVGKRDSTDLSDDPQSLPYSDQESNNQTCKKYTVPLQKEDGKASRASQALNRANSLSAPRPTRASMLRRARLGEASDNEGTETDRLSQEAANAPAKQPQETKKLSRLDMLAMPRKRTSSFNTPSDTEASSTPQWTGRSTGFSNRSTESGSSSVRRASAPMSKPGERQQKAPLSKAPITRGRSSSAKYASSTATSHSPRHQPRPQPVVALRPKPCSRDSEEENQEGDAFQNWSNHSSEIARLSQDLAKDLAILAREIHDVAGDGDPQNPGAESSAPVSTVTAHEQLVHRIPEAGLNYQRVPPSSASPREPDQSTSDHEQSSRQRARSRDEVIVDNLMLNPVSQITMAIRENTEQLADKIKVLFQDRMDIWEEIEAKVNSDNDVPVVKTSNKEITSILKELRRVQRQLEVINTVMDPSGQPEASKASASTVSSSSGARSSRAPASRDWRTVHSASKRGGGPRPSESVRRAAVTPDDVRAGYLV
- the cep170ba gene encoding centrosomal protein of 170 kDa protein B isoform X3 — protein: MSVTSWFLVSSSGTRHRLPREMIFVGRDDCELMLQSRSVDKQHAVINYDENRDEHMVKDLGSLNGTFVNDLRIPDQTYITLKLSDVIRFGYDAHVYILEKSQHKVPEEALKHEKYTSQLQLSIKALQAKAKEKQQLQSSEKSKSSALKLQDRAERKAQSLTAATDSPISKPTPLYGQPSWWGEDEDSANKNKNRGGRSPEQESPEPSKDLSRYEVNGSLSDSQAKSILSYRREPSYFEIPTKELQQRPAKKLESQVHEVPTKDTPDPTEGVSSGPTPPVVQSHASFTIEFDECTPGKMKIKDHVTKFSFRQMNKQSSTELVTTPTEVMSAESKVADWLVQSNATMMRRRSQAEDLYSTNSDPSLLKITKANQREDGTHSDSGDPAINGSDFLQSESQIGSQESPQPLRASPPQRFTSPDSEEPLSCSPPEPQSLSSLGKAEPHQAFVIEFFDNNSRKKRSQSFTNNTSPPEPSGLRVQLDKVRKSSSPTGERRAQSPASTTPPTQRYTVPLKGSTPSGFQRAGSLRREKTEDRISTGFSSRSSSSVSVRPFSSVGRRSKLAQEFTAEFLKQAKESSYASWEKNTSSAPAAAKTETVAVSQASPPPSQAPYQPQTSSPIHQPVPLKAPVMPVASQSEEVKSPHVGPRNEEEDSLSDAGTYTIEADIQDRELEEARSKIDQVQSAGAVLQGAPKWMSCWASLADSYTESGPASGLFDISPQMELSGGARGTIIHKATHSRHHDSTDSDGSRARRILPQVPLGEKSDIPTPSIHVHYDPHSTFDVGESSSVATRSQDSLHRLSVQDDVEPDSLSDASKSDDGSIIEQRRRPLSDTEEKKKEGRLRPTDSAKPTTFYIGSESKPERGGSNPSTPKTEIKHVTKMFSTATLTKQRGNQDSGKVRPSVSAPILSQTTRSPEPKEGGASTLIRQESFTKERPSNARLPNISSLPVQRGPDIESFQGVCNQDTRSFLKETEDVLAVLEAKLQAGQSEKTPSPIMDSLSAESDVDTSSTVSQQSNKTRPNTVSKKPSVSGFNRERSSASIASQDSSRQTSDKRRTQGADSNNKTEILRRPVGLRRGVGKRDSTDLSDDPQSLPYSDQESNNQTCKKYTVPLQKEDGKASRASQALNRANSLSAPRPTRASMLRRARLGEASDNEGTETDRLSQEAANAPAKQPQETKKLSRLDMLAMPRKRTSSFNTPSDTEASSTPQWTGRSTGFSNRSTESGSSSVRRASAPMSKPGERQQKAPLSKAPITRGRSSSAKYASSTASSRRRQKGSDYTSTSDEEYDSNQSTPKHKRSQPSSASHSPRHQPRPQPVVALRPKPCSRDSEEENQEGDAFQNWSNHSSEIARLSQDLAKDLAILAREIHDVAGDGDPQNPGAESSAPVSTVTAHEQLVHRIPEAGLNYQRVPPSSASPREPDQSTSDHEQSSRQRARSRDEVIVDNLMLNPVSQITMAIRENTEQLADKIKVLFQDRMDIWEEIEAKVNSDNDVPVVKTSNKEITSILKELRRVQRQLEVINTVMDPSGQPEASKASASTVSSSSGARSSRAPASRDWRTVHSASKRGGGPRPSESVRRAAVTPDDVRAGYLV